In the genome of Streptomyces sp. NBC_00190, one region contains:
- a CDS encoding glycerophosphodiester phosphodiesterase yields the protein MYVRPAAAAAAAFLGFTLTLLGGTASYAATGPDSPTTARAALGGPVVYAHRGASAYAPENTLDSIDLAMRLGFEWVENDVQRTRDGELVVIHDDTLARTTDVEQVFPGRQPWRVKDFTAAEIARLDAGSWFGEEYWGARVPTLREYLDRVSRNQQRLLLEIKKPELYPGIEEQTLKVLDEAGWLDRRHVTQRLVVQSFSADSVRIVHGLRPDLVTAFLGTPAVADLPRYAQFTDRINPWHTTISADWVSAVHGLLGAHGKAMEVDTWIVDDAATARKVQAMGVDGIITNAPDVVQEAVGGY from the coding sequence ATGTACGTCCGACCCGCCGCCGCGGCCGCCGCCGCATTCCTGGGCTTCACCCTCACCCTGCTGGGCGGGACGGCGTCGTACGCCGCCACCGGCCCCGACTCCCCCACGACCGCCCGGGCGGCGCTGGGAGGACCCGTCGTGTACGCCCACCGGGGGGCCTCGGCGTACGCCCCGGAGAACACCCTCGACTCGATCGACCTGGCGATGCGGCTGGGCTTCGAATGGGTCGAGAACGACGTGCAGCGCACCCGGGACGGCGAGCTGGTGGTCATCCACGACGACACCCTGGCCCGGACCACCGACGTCGAGCAGGTGTTCCCCGGCCGCCAGCCGTGGCGGGTCAAGGACTTCACGGCCGCGGAGATCGCCCGGCTGGACGCGGGCAGCTGGTTCGGGGAGGAGTACTGGGGCGCCCGGGTGCCGACCCTGCGCGAGTACCTCGACCGGGTATCGCGCAACCAGCAGCGGCTGCTGCTGGAGATCAAGAAGCCGGAGCTCTACCCCGGGATCGAGGAGCAGACCCTGAAGGTACTGGACGAGGCCGGCTGGCTCGACCGGCGCCACGTGACGCAGCGCCTGGTGGTGCAGAGCTTCAGCGCGGACAGCGTCCGCATCGTGCACGGCCTGCGCCCGGACCTCGTGACGGCCTTCCTGGGCACCCCGGCGGTGGCGGACCTGCCGCGGTACGCCCAGTTCACCGACCGGATCAACCCGTGGCACACCACGATCTCGGCCGACTGGGTCTCGGCGGTGCACGGCCTGCTGGGAGCCCACGGCAAGGCCATGGAGGTGGACACCTGGATCGTGGACGACGCCGCGACCGCCCGGAAGGTCCAGGCGATGGGCGTGGACGGGATCATCACCAACGCCCCGGATGTCGTCCAGGAGGCGGTGGGCGGCTACTGA
- a CDS encoding DUF2293 domain-containing protein yields MSLVVFESAKQIHCAECRQGPLRHLVREAGVPRCLDCADLGHLIYLPRGDAALTRRSREASSLSAVVVRFNRRRRRYERQGLLVEDAALADAERACLADAEARARRRERERLRRAAQDILFTAAFAAEIVRLFPGCPADRAVAIATHASVRGSGRVGRSAAGRALDELAVSYAVRAAVRHTDTEYDALLMAGVPRFAARARLAARIDAILDGWRTSPS; encoded by the coding sequence ATGAGCCTGGTCGTCTTCGAGTCCGCGAAGCAGATCCACTGCGCCGAGTGCCGGCAGGGCCCGCTCCGGCACCTCGTGCGCGAGGCGGGCGTGCCGCGCTGCCTGGACTGCGCCGATCTCGGGCACCTGATCTACCTCCCGCGCGGGGACGCGGCGCTCACCCGCCGCTCCCGCGAGGCGAGTTCGCTCTCCGCCGTCGTCGTCCGCTTCAACAGGCGCCGTCGCCGCTACGAACGCCAGGGGCTCCTCGTCGAGGACGCCGCCCTGGCGGACGCGGAGCGTGCCTGCCTCGCGGACGCCGAGGCGCGGGCCCGGCGCCGGGAGCGCGAACGGCTGCGGCGCGCCGCGCAGGACATCCTGTTCACGGCGGCCTTCGCGGCCGAGATAGTGCGGTTGTTCCCCGGCTGCCCGGCCGACCGGGCCGTGGCGATCGCCACCCACGCCTCGGTGCGCGGAAGCGGCCGGGTGGGCCGCAGCGCGGCCGGCCGGGCCCTCGACGAACTGGCGGTCTCGTACGCGGTACGGGCGGCCGTGCGGCACACCGACACCGAGTACGACGCCCTGCTGATGGCCGGGGTCCCGCGCTTCGCGGCCCGGGCCCGGCTGGCCGCCCGGATCGACGCCATCCTGGACGGGTGGCGTACGAGCCCTAGTTGA
- a CDS encoding pseudouridine-5'-phosphate glycosidase: MSLHTATASHSGGPVLSEEVREALARHRPVVALESTIIAHGLPRPRNLAVGLELEALVRSEGAVPATIAVVDGVAHAGLDKDQLERIAGGEGVRKLGHRDLAPALAAGATGATTVSATAFLAARAGLRVFATGGLGGVHREWAQTQDESADLSLLARTRITVVCAGVKSILDVPATLQRLETLGVGVLGYRTRRFPGFYLADSGEPVDWTVEGPDEVAAVMTAQDALGGVESALLVANPVAEAEQLDPELHDRVLAEALAECRERGITGQAVTPFLLGFLVRATAGASLEANLAAVRGNVRLGARIAGAWAARA; this comes from the coding sequence ATGTCACTGCACACAGCAACTGCATCCCACTCCGGCGGACCGGTCCTGTCGGAAGAGGTACGCGAGGCGCTCGCCCGGCACCGGCCCGTCGTGGCCCTGGAGTCAACGATCATCGCGCACGGCCTGCCGCGTCCCCGCAATCTGGCGGTGGGGCTCGAACTGGAGGCGCTGGTCCGTTCGGAGGGCGCGGTTCCGGCGACGATCGCGGTCGTGGACGGGGTGGCCCACGCGGGCCTGGACAAGGACCAGCTGGAGCGGATCGCGGGCGGCGAGGGCGTACGCAAGCTCGGCCACCGGGACCTGGCGCCCGCGCTCGCGGCGGGGGCCACGGGGGCGACGACGGTGTCCGCGACCGCCTTCCTGGCGGCCCGGGCGGGACTTCGGGTCTTCGCCACGGGCGGGCTGGGCGGCGTGCACCGCGAGTGGGCGCAGACGCAGGACGAGTCGGCGGACCTGTCGCTGCTGGCGCGGACGCGGATCACGGTCGTGTGCGCGGGCGTGAAGTCGATCCTGGACGTGCCGGCCACCCTGCAGCGGCTGGAGACGCTGGGGGTGGGGGTGCTGGGGTACCGGACCCGGCGGTTCCCCGGCTTCTACCTGGCGGATTCCGGCGAGCCGGTGGACTGGACCGTGGAAGGGCCGGACGAGGTCGCGGCGGTGATGACCGCCCAGGACGCCCTGGGAGGCGTGGAGTCGGCGCTGCTGGTGGCCAATCCGGTGGCGGAGGCGGAGCAGCTGGATCCGGAGCTGCACGACCGGGTGCTGGCCGAGGCGCTCGCCGAGTGCCGCGAGCGCGGGATCACGGGGCAGGCGGTGACGCCGTTCCTGCTGGGGTTCCTGGTACGGGCGACGGCCGGGGCCTCGCTGGAGGCGAACCTGGCGGCGGTACGGGGCAACGTGCGGCTCGGGGCCAGGATCGCGGGGGCCTGGGCGGCCCGGGCATGA
- a CDS encoding MFS transporter, producing MTASPGTDRPTVAATGPELARLQRRTTGVLIASQALGGLGVPISIALAPVLATEVSGTEALSGLASTAAVIGTALVSLPLAALMTARGRRPGLVLAYAIGATGALLVVLAATVKSFPLLMLGMAAFGAASSANLQARFAAADLAAPDRRARAISVVVWASTIGAVLGPNLSAPASRSFAGTSIPETAGPFVWAAAVFLLTGTLIGVLLRPDPLLTARALATAGEQTREGRSLRAGIAAVKASPRARLALVTVAVSHTTMVSIMVMTPMDLGHHGAGLELIGLVISGHIAGMFAFSPVMGWLADRIGRLSVIGLAAGLLSVAALLAGTAGPHHGQTAAGLFLLGLGWSAGMVSGSALLTDSVPQPARAAVQGLSDLTMNTAAGVGGAAAGLVMSQASYGWLNAIGACLLLPMAALALFTARRHPASAKGVSS from the coding sequence GTGACCGCCTCGCCCGGCACGGACCGGCCCACAGTCGCGGCCACCGGCCCGGAGCTGGCCCGGCTGCAGCGCCGTACCACCGGCGTGCTCATCGCGAGCCAGGCTCTCGGCGGGCTCGGCGTGCCCATCAGCATCGCCCTGGCCCCCGTACTCGCGACCGAGGTCAGCGGCACCGAGGCCCTGTCCGGCCTCGCCTCCACCGCCGCGGTGATCGGTACGGCCCTGGTCTCCCTGCCGCTCGCCGCCCTGATGACCGCCCGCGGCCGCCGCCCGGGGCTCGTCCTCGCGTACGCGATCGGCGCGACCGGCGCCCTGCTCGTCGTCCTCGCCGCCACCGTCAAGAGCTTCCCGCTGCTGATGCTCGGCATGGCCGCCTTCGGCGCCGCCTCCTCCGCCAACCTGCAGGCCCGGTTCGCCGCCGCCGACCTGGCCGCCCCGGACCGCCGGGCCCGGGCGATCTCCGTCGTCGTGTGGGCGTCCACCATCGGCGCGGTGCTCGGCCCCAACCTGTCCGCCCCGGCCAGCCGCAGCTTCGCCGGGACCTCCATACCCGAGACGGCCGGCCCCTTCGTGTGGGCCGCCGCCGTCTTCCTGCTCACCGGCACGCTGATCGGCGTACTCCTGCGCCCGGACCCGCTGCTGACCGCCCGTGCGCTGGCCACGGCCGGGGAGCAGACCCGCGAGGGCCGCTCCCTGCGGGCCGGGATCGCCGCCGTCAAGGCCTCCCCGCGGGCCCGGCTCGCCCTCGTCACCGTCGCCGTGTCACACACCACCATGGTCTCGATCATGGTGATGACCCCGATGGACCTGGGCCACCACGGCGCCGGGCTGGAGCTCATCGGCCTGGTGATCAGCGGTCACATCGCGGGCATGTTCGCCTTCTCCCCCGTGATGGGGTGGCTCGCGGACCGGATCGGCCGGCTGTCCGTGATCGGCCTGGCGGCCGGGCTGCTCTCGGTCGCCGCCCTGCTCGCCGGCACGGCCGGGCCGCACCACGGCCAGACCGCGGCCGGCCTGTTCCTGCTCGGCCTCGGCTGGTCCGCCGGGATGGTGTCCGGCTCGGCGCTGCTGACGGACTCGGTGCCGCAGCCCGCGCGGGCCGCCGTACAGGGCCTGAGCGACCTGACGATGAACACGGCCGCGGGCGTCGGCGGCGCCGCCGCCGGCCTGGTCATGTCCCAGGCGAGCTACGGCTGGCTGAACGCCATCGGAGCCTGCCTGCTGCTGCCGATGGCGGCGCTCGCGCTGTTCACCGCGCGCCGCCACCCCGCTTCCGCGAAGGGCGTCAGCAGCTGA
- a CDS encoding cupin domain-containing protein, which yields MVGQKTMTIRPARARTAGGPEAREVVIPPGGCTGWHYHRVRLNAVVLTGTLTRVLHDRSVVVHRAGTAFVEPAGIGHIHLGHNLGSEPVVIHVTPALPAGTALTPFSIPAPAPAGIPPAVCREHAA from the coding sequence ATGGTTGGGCAGAAGACGATGACGATCCGGCCGGCGAGGGCGCGCACGGCAGGGGGCCCCGAGGCGCGGGAGGTCGTCATCCCTCCGGGCGGCTGCACCGGCTGGCACTACCACCGGGTGCGGCTGAACGCCGTCGTGCTCACGGGGACGCTGACCCGCGTCCTGCACGACCGCTCGGTCGTGGTGCACCGTGCCGGGACCGCCTTCGTGGAGCCCGCGGGCATAGGGCACATCCACCTGGGCCACAACCTCGGCAGTGAACCGGTCGTGATCCACGTGACCCCGGCGCTTCCCGCGGGGACCGCCCTGACCCCGTTCTCCATACCCGCCCCGGCGCCGGCCGGGATCCCCCCGGCCGTCTGCCGGGAGCACGCCGCGTGA
- a CDS encoding methylated-DNA--[protein]-cysteine S-methyltransferase has protein sequence MDSTERPRGPRLEWTVVASDIGPLLLAATPEGLVRVEFHAGPDRVDAMIGSLVSRLGADAWRPAPGEEVLLAEPVRQLAAYFSGSLRRFELPLDWRLSSGFNRQVLQELDRSVPYGAVVGYGELAARVGQPGAAQAVGNAMGSNPLPLVVACHRVVENDGGIGGFGGGVETKRQLLALEGVLPQPLF, from the coding sequence GTGGACAGCACCGAGCGGCCCCGCGGGCCGCGCCTCGAATGGACCGTCGTCGCCAGCGACATCGGACCTCTGCTCCTGGCCGCGACACCTGAGGGTCTGGTCCGGGTCGAGTTCCATGCCGGGCCGGACCGGGTCGACGCCATGATCGGTTCGCTCGTCTCCCGGCTCGGCGCCGACGCCTGGCGGCCCGCACCGGGCGAGGAGGTGCTGCTGGCCGAGCCCGTGCGCCAGCTCGCCGCGTACTTCTCCGGTTCGCTGCGTCGCTTCGAGCTGCCGCTGGACTGGCGCCTCAGCTCCGGCTTCAACCGGCAGGTGCTCCAGGAGCTGGACCGTTCCGTGCCGTACGGAGCGGTCGTCGGCTACGGGGAACTGGCCGCCCGCGTCGGCCAGCCCGGCGCCGCGCAGGCCGTGGGCAACGCCATGGGTTCGAACCCGCTGCCGCTGGTCGTGGCCTGCCACCGGGTCGTGGAGAACGACGGGGGCATCGGGGGCTTCGGCGGCGGGGTCGAGACGAAGCGGCAGCTGCTCGCGCTGGAGGGCGTGCTCCCGCAGCCGCTGTTCTGA
- a CDS encoding TerD family protein — protein sequence MTVNMTKGQAISLQKSDGGTLTAVRMGLGWQAAKRRGLFGSRTQEIDLDASAVLFADKQPVDVVFFRHLQSDDGSVRHTGDNLVGGVGQGGDDEAILVDLQRVPVHIDQIVFTVNSFTGQTFQEVQNAFCRIVDETNGQELARYTLDGGGQYTAQIMAKVSRSGAGWQMTALGNPANGRTFQDLMPAILPHL from the coding sequence GTGACGGTCAACATGACCAAGGGTCAGGCCATCAGTCTGCAGAAGTCGGACGGGGGCACGCTGACCGCGGTCCGGATGGGCCTCGGCTGGCAGGCGGCCAAGCGCCGCGGGCTGTTCGGGTCGCGGACCCAGGAGATCGACCTGGACGCGTCGGCGGTACTCTTCGCCGACAAGCAGCCGGTGGACGTCGTCTTCTTCCGGCACCTGCAGAGCGACGACGGCTCGGTACGGCACACCGGTGACAACCTCGTCGGCGGTGTCGGCCAGGGCGGGGACGACGAGGCGATCCTCGTCGACCTCCAGCGCGTGCCGGTGCACATCGACCAGATCGTCTTCACGGTGAACTCGTTCACCGGCCAGACGTTCCAGGAAGTGCAGAACGCGTTCTGCCGCATCGTCGACGAGACCAACGGCCAGGAACTGGCCCGCTACACCCTCGACGGCGGCGGCCAGTACACGGCGCAGATCATGGCGAAGGTGTCGCGTTCGGGCGCCGGCTGGCAGATGACGGCTCTCGGCAACCCGGCCAACGGCCGTACGTTCCAGGACCTGATGCCGGCGATCCTGCCGCACCTGTAA
- a CDS encoding cupin domain-containing protein, whose translation MSTSDHSAPSAAPASFAVSVPDVELEAEDLDSGQIVSGEPVVTGKVLWESPDGRQLRGIWQITPGVVTDTEADELFVVVSGRATIEVEGGETLEVGPGSACVLREGDKTTWTVHETLRKAYHISC comes from the coding sequence ATGAGCACCAGCGATCACTCCGCACCCTCCGCAGCCCCCGCCTCCTTCGCCGTCTCCGTACCGGACGTCGAACTGGAGGCCGAAGACCTCGACTCCGGGCAGATCGTCTCCGGCGAGCCCGTCGTGACGGGCAAGGTGCTCTGGGAGTCGCCGGACGGCAGGCAGCTGCGCGGGATCTGGCAGATCACCCCCGGCGTGGTCACCGACACCGAGGCCGACGAGCTGTTCGTCGTGGTCAGCGGCCGCGCCACCATCGAGGTCGAGGGTGGAGAGACCCTGGAGGTGGGCCCCGGCTCCGCCTGCGTGCTCCGGGAGGGCGACAAGACCACCTGGACCGTGCACGAGACGCTCCGCAAGGCCTACCACATCAGCTGCTGA
- a CDS encoding carbohydrate kinase family protein: protein MTTSGPAVPGALLIVGDVVTDVVAMHPEPLAPATDTAARIRTLPGGAGANAACWAAVTGAVEVRLLARVGAESARWHERALVDAGVRPRLVIDREEPTGTVVALVGKDAERTFLTDSGAALRLCPADWTPALLDGVAHLHLSGYLFFADSSRELALVALRAARARGVPVSVDPASAGFLAGLGPVRFLDAVAGADVLLPNEAEARLLAGLPEPDGVARAAARLSRRVPLVVVTRGAAGALVAERGRITAEVRAEPAEAVDSTGAGDAFTGGFLAARLAGADPVEAARAGCRTAALAVSRLGGRP from the coding sequence ATGACCACGTCGGGACCGGCCGTCCCGGGGGCGCTGCTGATCGTCGGGGACGTGGTGACCGATGTCGTGGCGATGCATCCCGAACCGCTGGCTCCGGCCACCGACACGGCCGCCCGGATCCGGACCCTGCCCGGTGGCGCAGGGGCCAACGCCGCCTGCTGGGCGGCCGTCACCGGGGCCGTGGAGGTACGGCTCCTGGCGCGGGTGGGCGCCGAGTCGGCGCGGTGGCACGAGCGGGCCCTGGTGGACGCGGGGGTGCGGCCGCGGCTGGTGATCGACCGGGAGGAGCCGACCGGGACGGTGGTCGCGCTGGTGGGCAAGGACGCGGAGCGGACCTTCCTGACCGACAGCGGGGCCGCGCTTCGGCTGTGTCCCGCCGACTGGACGCCGGCGCTGCTGGACGGGGTGGCCCATCTCCACCTGTCCGGGTACCTGTTCTTCGCCGACAGCAGCCGGGAGCTGGCGCTGGTCGCGCTGCGGGCGGCCCGGGCCCGGGGGGTGCCGGTGAGCGTGGATCCCGCCTCGGCCGGATTCCTGGCCGGGCTGGGCCCGGTGCGGTTCCTCGACGCGGTGGCGGGGGCCGACGTACTGCTGCCCAACGAGGCCGAGGCACGGCTGCTGGCCGGGCTGCCGGAGCCGGACGGGGTGGCCCGGGCGGCGGCGCGGCTGAGCCGCCGGGTTCCGCTGGTGGTGGTGACCCGGGGGGCGGCCGGGGCTCTGGTCGCCGAGCGGGGCCGGATCACCGCCGAGGTCAGGGCGGAACCGGCCGAGGCGGTGGACTCCACGGGGGCGGGGGACGCGTTCACCGGGGGGTTCCTGGCGGCACGGCTGGCGGGGGCGGATCCGGTGGAGGCGGCGCGGGCGGGCTGCCGTACCGCCGCGCTGGCGGTCTCCCGGCTGGGCGGAAGGCCGTAG
- the uvrB gene encoding excinuclease ABC subunit UvrB, producing the protein MRPVSKIERTVAPFEVVSPYKPSGDQPTAIAELEKRIRAGEKDVVLLGATGTGKSATTAWMIEKLQRPTLVMAPNKTLAAQLANEFRELLPNNAVEYFVSYYDYYQPEAYVPQSDTYIEKDSSINEEVERLRHSATNSLLTRRDVIVVASVSCIYGLGTPQEYVDRMVSLKVGEEIDRDQLLRRFVDIQYTRNDVAFTRGTFRVRGDTIEIFPVYEELAVRIEMFGDEIEALSTLHPLTGEVISEDRELYVFPASHYVAGPERMEKAVRGIEAELAQRLAELEKQGKMLEAQRLRMRTTYDLEMMRQIGSCSGIENYSLHMDDREPGSAPNTLIDYFPEDFLLVIDESHVTVPQIGAMYEGDASRKRTLVDHGFRLPSALDNRPLKWEEFQERIGQTVYLSATPGKYELSRGDGFVEQIIRPTGLIDPEVVVKPTEGQIDDLVHEIRERVEKDERVLVTTLTKKMAEDLTDYFLELGIQVRYLHSDVDTLRRIELLRELRSGEFDVLVGINLLREGLDLPEVSLVAILDADKQGFLRSGTSLIQTIGRAARNVSGQVHMYADSITPAMAQAIDETNRRREKQVAYNTANGIDPQPLRKKINDIVATIAREELDTEQLLGTGYRQAADGKGAKAPVPALGGKAAQTKGKAGGKGAKGAAKGEVLTDRPAAELASLIEQMTERMRGAAAELQFEVAARIRDEVGELKKELRQMKEAGLA; encoded by the coding sequence ATGCGGCCCGTATCGAAGATCGAACGCACGGTGGCGCCTTTCGAGGTCGTCAGCCCCTACAAGCCCAGCGGCGACCAGCCGACGGCCATCGCCGAGCTGGAGAAGCGCATCCGTGCAGGTGAGAAGGATGTCGTCCTGCTGGGCGCGACCGGCACAGGCAAGTCGGCGACCACCGCGTGGATGATCGAGAAGCTCCAGCGCCCCACCCTGGTGATGGCGCCGAACAAGACCCTCGCCGCCCAGCTGGCGAACGAGTTCCGGGAGCTCCTGCCGAACAACGCCGTCGAGTACTTCGTCTCGTACTACGACTACTACCAGCCCGAGGCCTACGTTCCGCAGTCGGACACCTACATCGAGAAGGACTCCTCGATCAACGAGGAGGTGGAGCGGCTGCGCCACTCCGCCACCAACTCGCTCCTGACCCGGCGCGACGTCATCGTCGTCGCCTCCGTGTCCTGCATCTACGGCCTCGGCACCCCGCAGGAGTACGTCGACCGGATGGTCTCCCTCAAGGTGGGCGAGGAGATCGACCGGGACCAGCTCCTGCGCCGCTTCGTCGACATCCAGTACACCCGCAACGACGTGGCGTTCACCCGCGGCACCTTCCGGGTGCGCGGCGACACCATCGAGATCTTCCCGGTCTACGAGGAACTGGCCGTCCGCATCGAGATGTTCGGCGACGAGATCGAGGCCCTGTCCACCCTGCACCCGCTGACCGGCGAGGTCATCAGCGAGGACCGCGAGCTGTACGTGTTCCCCGCCAGCCACTACGTCGCCGGCCCCGAGCGCATGGAGAAGGCGGTCCGCGGCATCGAGGCCGAACTGGCCCAGCGCCTCGCCGAGCTGGAGAAGCAGGGCAAGATGCTGGAGGCCCAGCGGCTGCGCATGCGCACCACGTACGACCTGGAGATGATGCGGCAGATCGGGTCCTGCTCCGGCATCGAGAACTACTCGCTGCACATGGACGACCGCGAGCCGGGCTCCGCGCCCAACACCCTCATCGACTACTTCCCGGAGGACTTCCTCCTCGTCATCGACGAGTCGCACGTCACCGTGCCGCAGATCGGCGCCATGTACGAGGGCGACGCCTCGCGCAAGCGGACCCTGGTCGACCACGGATTCCGGCTGCCGTCCGCGCTCGACAACCGGCCGCTGAAGTGGGAGGAGTTCCAGGAGCGCATCGGGCAGACCGTCTACCTGTCGGCGACCCCCGGCAAGTACGAGCTCTCGCGCGGCGACGGCTTCGTCGAGCAGATCATCCGCCCCACCGGCCTCATCGACCCCGAGGTCGTGGTCAAGCCGACCGAGGGCCAGATCGACGACCTGGTGCACGAGATCCGCGAGCGGGTGGAGAAGGACGAGCGGGTCCTGGTCACCACCCTCACCAAGAAGATGGCCGAGGACCTCACGGACTACTTCCTGGAGCTCGGCATCCAGGTCCGCTACCTGCACAGCGACGTGGACACGCTGCGCCGCATCGAGCTGCTGCGCGAGCTCCGGTCCGGCGAGTTCGACGTCCTGGTCGGCATCAACCTGCTGCGCGAGGGCCTCGACCTGCCCGAGGTCTCGCTGGTGGCGATCCTCGATGCCGACAAGCAGGGCTTCCTGCGCTCGGGTACCTCCCTGATCCAGACCATCGGCCGCGCCGCGCGCAACGTGTCGGGCCAGGTCCACATGTACGCGGACAGCATCACCCCGGCGATGGCGCAGGCGATCGACGAGACCAACCGCCGCCGGGAGAAGCAGGTCGCCTACAACACGGCCAACGGGATCGACCCGCAGCCGCTGCGCAAGAAGATCAACGACATCGTCGCCACCATCGCCCGCGAGGAACTGGACACCGAGCAGCTCCTCGGCACCGGGTACCGACAGGCGGCCGACGGCAAGGGGGCCAAGGCTCCGGTGCCGGCGCTCGGCGGCAAGGCGGCCCAGACCAAGGGCAAGGCGGGCGGCAAGGGCGCGAAGGGCGCGGCCAAGGGCGAGGTGCTCACCGACCGGCCCGCCGCCGAACTGGCCTCGCTCATCGAGCAGATGACCGAGCGGATGCGCGGGGCGGCCGCGGAGTTGCAGTTCGAGGTCGCGGCCCGGATCCGGGACGAGGTCGGCGAGCTGAAGAAGGAGCTGCGACAGATGAAGGAAGCGGGCCTCGCCTGA
- a CDS encoding uridine kinase: MQLEAITWQRMAERLAGHLDDRDTGQDGRQRVGIDGAPAAGTGVLAGHLAEALRLRGRAVLVVPAEGFLRPASLRFEFGRQDVDAYLGGWYDTAALWREVFGPTDPGGTGRVLPDLWDPVTDRATRSPYVELPPGGVVIVHGPLLLGHWFPFDLSVHVRLSPGALARRTEESARWTLPAFARYEAETDPAAQADALVRADDPRHPAWTDIRDR; this comes from the coding sequence GTGCAGCTGGAAGCGATCACATGGCAGCGGATGGCCGAGCGGCTCGCCGGTCACCTCGACGACCGCGACACCGGCCAGGACGGCCGGCAGCGGGTGGGCATCGACGGAGCGCCGGCCGCCGGGACCGGCGTGCTCGCCGGACACCTCGCCGAGGCGCTGCGGCTGCGCGGACGGGCGGTCCTGGTGGTACCGGCCGAGGGCTTCCTGCGGCCGGCCTCCCTCCGCTTCGAGTTCGGCCGCCAGGACGTGGACGCGTACCTCGGCGGCTGGTACGACACGGCCGCGCTCTGGCGGGAGGTGTTCGGCCCGACCGACCCCGGCGGGACGGGGCGGGTGCTGCCCGATCTGTGGGACCCGGTGACCGACCGGGCGACGCGCAGCCCGTACGTCGAACTCCCGCCCGGCGGCGTGGTGATCGTGCACGGACCGCTGCTGCTGGGCCACTGGTTCCCCTTCGACCTGAGTGTCCACGTCCGGCTCTCCCCGGGCGCGCTCGCCCGCCGCACCGAGGAGTCCGCACGCTGGACCCTCCCGGCCTTCGCCCGCTACGAGGCCGAGACCGACCCGGCGGCGCAGGCCGACGCGCTGGTCAGGGCCGACGACCCCCGCCACCCGGCATGGACGGACATCCGCGACCGCTGA